The following are encoded together in the Rhizobium sp. SSA_523 genome:
- a CDS encoding hydroxyethylthiazole kinase yields the protein MTYPGAGKVSHIGKAASLLAEVRRRRPRVHALMNTVVQKFAADGLTAVGAVPSMTSSEEEIADFVAKVDALVVNLGTLDQARRRVIGMAVEVANAAGKPWILDPVHCDYSPGRLAFARELIMLGPTVVRGNKAEMAVIGDTRASLRIETGPVDHLQDGAHRLAVRNGHPLMAKVTGTGCLCGGVIAAFLAVDRNALHAAAAALAVTGVSAELAAGRALGPGTFEPAFLDALATLSPDDLSHRARIDDEND from the coding sequence CGGCGCCGACGGCCGCGCGTCCATGCGCTGATGAACACCGTCGTGCAGAAATTCGCCGCCGACGGCCTGACCGCCGTCGGGGCGGTTCCCTCCATGACCTCGTCGGAAGAGGAGATTGCCGACTTCGTGGCCAAAGTCGATGCCCTCGTGGTCAATCTGGGCACGCTCGATCAGGCGCGGCGACGGGTGATTGGCATGGCGGTGGAGGTGGCCAATGCGGCCGGCAAGCCATGGATCCTGGATCCGGTGCATTGCGATTATTCGCCGGGTCGTCTCGCCTTCGCGCGGGAATTGATCATGCTCGGACCCACCGTCGTGCGCGGCAACAAAGCGGAAATGGCGGTAATTGGCGATACGCGGGCGAGCCTACGCATTGAAACCGGGCCTGTCGATCATCTGCAGGACGGCGCCCATCGGCTTGCCGTCCGAAACGGCCATCCGCTGATGGCCAAGGTCACCGGAACCGGCTGCCTTTGTGGCGGCGTGATTGCCGCATTTCTGGCGGTGGACCGCAATGCCCTGCATGCAGCCGCCGCTGCTCTGGCGGTCACCGGTGTCTCGGCGGAACTGGCGGCCGGCCGCGCGCTGGGGCCGGGAACCTTCGAGCCGGCCTTTCTGGATGCTCTGGCAACGCTGTCTCCGGACGACCTGTCGCACCGCGCGAGGATAGATGATGAGAATGATTGA
- the thiE gene encoding thiamine phosphate synthase, with translation MRMIDYRLNAILDASLLDIAPLEVLAGLAARNGATLIQYRDKSASTQVMIARALAIREALAASRVPFVVNDRVDVALASGADGVHLGADDMDAETARRLMGPDAIIGLTVKTEADARRAGAAPCNYACIGGVFETLSKVNPDPPVGLEGLRHLREMIRALQPALPVGAIAGITLTRIPDVMTAGADGVAAISAIYRAADPAEAIRGFRSTIDRCLKDRHA, from the coding sequence ATGAGAATGATTGATTATCGGCTGAACGCCATTCTGGATGCATCCCTGCTCGACATTGCTCCGCTCGAGGTGCTCGCCGGCCTGGCGGCCCGCAATGGTGCGACGCTCATCCAGTATCGCGACAAGAGCGCCTCTACGCAGGTCATGATTGCCCGAGCGCTCGCCATCCGTGAAGCCTTGGCCGCATCACGGGTTCCGTTCGTCGTCAATGATCGTGTGGATGTGGCGCTGGCCAGCGGCGCCGACGGCGTGCATCTGGGGGCGGACGACATGGATGCCGAGACGGCGCGGCGCCTGATGGGACCGGACGCCATTATCGGCCTTACCGTCAAAACCGAGGCGGATGCCCGGCGTGCCGGCGCTGCCCCTTGCAATTACGCCTGCATCGGCGGCGTTTTCGAGACATTGTCCAAGGTCAATCCCGATCCACCTGTGGGTCTGGAGGGGCTGCGGCATCTGCGTGAAATGATCCGCGCGCTCCAACCCGCCCTGCCGGTCGGCGCCATTGCCGGCATCACGCTCACCCGCATTCCGGATGTCATGACCGCCGGCGCGGACGGCGTTGCCGCCATTTCGGCGATCTATCGCGCCGCCGATCCGGCCGAAGCGATTCGCGGCTTCCGCTCCACCATCGACCGCTGCCTGAAGGACAGACACGCATGA
- the thiD gene encoding bifunctional hydroxymethylpyrimidine kinase/phosphomethylpyrimidine kinase, whose translation MTAIALTIAGSDSGGGAGIQADLKTFSALGVYGASVLTAITAQNTRGVTGVEDVSASMIGLQMRAVFDDLSVNAVKIGMVSRSQTIGVIADGLSAFRGPVVVDPVMVATSGDRLLQEEAIETLIARLLPRAAVVTPNLPEAALLTGQPVATEPEAMVAQARRILDFGAGAVLIKGGHGADPESIDYLVTADAVTPFAAPRIETSHDHGTGCTLAAALTAQLAQGLPLVEACQTAKTYLHAALSAGRGLTVGKGRGPVHHFHQWWTA comes from the coding sequence ATGACAGCCATCGCATTGACGATTGCCGGCTCCGACAGCGGCGGCGGCGCCGGGATCCAGGCGGACTTGAAGACGTTTTCGGCGCTCGGCGTCTATGGCGCAAGCGTTCTGACGGCAATCACGGCGCAAAACACCCGTGGCGTGACAGGGGTCGAAGATGTTTCGGCCTCGATGATCGGCCTGCAAATGCGTGCGGTCTTCGACGACCTGTCCGTCAATGCGGTGAAGATCGGCATGGTCTCGCGCAGCCAGACGATCGGTGTCATCGCGGATGGCCTGTCGGCGTTCCGAGGGCCGGTCGTCGTCGATCCGGTCATGGTGGCGACTTCGGGCGACCGGCTATTGCAGGAAGAGGCGATCGAGACGCTGATCGCACGGCTTCTGCCGCGCGCCGCCGTCGTCACACCCAATCTGCCGGAAGCCGCCCTGCTCACCGGCCAGCCGGTCGCCACGGAGCCTGAGGCCATGGTGGCCCAGGCTCGCCGTATCCTGGACTTCGGCGCCGGCGCCGTCTTGATCAAAGGAGGGCATGGCGCCGATCCCGAAAGCATCGATTACCTGGTGACCGCCGACGCCGTGACGCCATTTGCCGCTCCAAGGATCGAAACCAGCCATGATCACGGCACGGGCTGCACCCTTGCTGCGGCACTCACCGCGCAACTGGCGCAAGGGCTTCCGCTGGTGGAGGCCTGCCAGACCGCCAAGACCTATCTTCATGCCGCGCTGTCTGCCGGGCGCGGTCTGACCGTTGGCAAAGGCCGCGGCCCGGTTCACCATTTTCACCAATGGTGGACGGCGTGA
- a CDS encoding TRAP transporter large permease subunit: MVDGVTKALLAALETVLETCAAGLLLALLVLVLSNVTLRYGFQTGFIGAEELGIWLHLALISLAAPLALRGPLAMRFELAVRALPPRLTAVTDVLADMVSVLTGLTLLFGSLAVIGRSTNMSAALGLPEWLRFAAIAAGGGLLLLVLILQRLTEGRGRGLLASLVLGCLAYGAITRIDLAGALPPSAALAVFAGLGLLVGAPLAHAFLAAASLAGMFGSSLPEPALVSTAVNGMSRFLLLAIPFFLLVGGLLTLSGAAERLVGFAASLVGHRRAGLAQTVLLTSVIFSGASGSSVANAAFGATTFQPQLVKNGYPPAQAGAIIAATSVLDNVIPPSIAFLLLAAATNLSVGSLLTGGFLAGGLMATCLCVAIHLSAGASAQGQPASTGARLAALGSALPAFGLGVIVVVGIRFGAVTPTEAAALAAFYTLVLAGLARPGLRALVMAFRRSALEAGAIGLLIGSAGPFAFLLAVDDVGQLLSSAIHSFGGSAWTVLLGLNLVLLVAGLVLDIGAAILLLGPILLPVAVAAGIDPIHFGVILVVNLMIHGLTPPLGMLVYVVSGVTHVPAAALFRAVLPYLAALLVALLILCIATLVL; this comes from the coding sequence ATGGTGGACGGCGTGACGAAAGCCCTGCTCGCAGCGCTCGAAACCGTACTGGAAACCTGTGCTGCCGGGCTGCTCCTGGCCCTGCTGGTTCTGGTCCTGTCGAATGTCACGCTGCGCTACGGCTTTCAGACCGGCTTCATCGGCGCCGAGGAACTCGGGATCTGGCTGCACCTCGCCCTGATCTCGCTTGCCGCGCCGCTGGCGCTTCGCGGCCCCCTGGCCATGCGCTTCGAACTGGCGGTGCGTGCCCTTCCACCGCGCCTGACGGCGGTCACGGACGTGCTCGCCGATATGGTCAGCGTGCTGACGGGGCTGACCCTCCTCTTCGGCTCGCTTGCCGTCATCGGCCGATCGACCAATATGTCAGCGGCACTCGGCTTGCCGGAATGGCTGCGCTTTGCGGCCATTGCCGCCGGCGGCGGCTTGCTTCTTCTCGTTCTGATCCTGCAACGGCTGACGGAAGGGCGTGGCCGCGGCCTCCTCGCATCCCTGGTTCTCGGCTGCCTTGCCTATGGGGCCATCACGCGGATCGACCTGGCCGGAGCCTTGCCACCCAGCGCCGCGCTGGCTGTCTTCGCCGGTCTTGGCCTTCTGGTCGGTGCGCCGCTTGCGCATGCCTTTCTGGCAGCGGCATCGCTTGCCGGCATGTTCGGCAGCAGCCTGCCGGAACCTGCGCTGGTGTCTACCGCGGTCAACGGCATGTCGCGCTTCCTGCTGCTGGCCATCCCCTTCTTCCTGCTGGTGGGAGGGCTGCTGACGCTTTCCGGCGCCGCCGAACGGCTGGTTGGATTTGCCGCGTCCCTGGTCGGACATCGCCGGGCCGGCCTGGCGCAGACCGTACTTCTGACGAGCGTGATCTTCTCCGGCGCATCCGGCTCTTCCGTCGCCAATGCGGCTTTCGGCGCCACGACCTTTCAGCCGCAACTGGTCAAGAACGGCTATCCGCCTGCCCAGGCCGGCGCCATCATCGCGGCCACCTCGGTGCTCGATAACGTCATCCCCCCATCCATCGCTTTCCTGCTCCTGGCTGCGGCCACCAATCTCTCGGTCGGAAGCCTGCTGACGGGCGGCTTCCTTGCCGGCGGGCTGATGGCCACCTGCCTTTGTGTCGCCATCCATCTCAGCGCCGGCGCCAGTGCCCAAGGCCAGCCCGCCTCGACTGGCGCCCGGCTGGCAGCGCTCGGCTCGGCCCTGCCGGCTTTCGGTCTTGGGGTCATCGTGGTGGTCGGCATCCGCTTCGGCGCGGTAACGCCGACGGAAGCGGCAGCGCTCGCGGCATTCTATACGCTGGTTCTGGCCGGCCTGGCGCGTCCGGGCCTGCGCGCATTGGTCATGGCCTTCCGCCGCTCCGCGCTCGAAGCCGGCGCCATCGGTCTGCTCATCGGTTCGGCCGGTCCCTTCGCCTTCCTGCTGGCGGTGGATGATGTCGGCCAACTGCTGTCCTCGGCCATCCATTCGTTCGGCGGCAGTGCCTGGACGGTGCTCCTCGGCCTCAATCTCGTTCTGCTGGTGGCCGGACTGGTTCTCGATATCGGAGCCGCAATCCTTCTTCTCGGGCCGATCCTGCTGCCGGTCGCGGTTGCTGCGGGGATCGACCCCATCCATTTCGGCGTCATCCTCGTCGTCAACCTGATGATCCACGGCTTGACGCCGCCGCTCGGAATGCTCGTCTACGTCGTCTCCGGCGTCACCCATGTTCCCGCCGCCGCGCTGTTTCGCGCCGTCTTGCCTTACCTCGCGGCGCTCCTCGTCGCCCTTCTCATCCTGTGCATCGCCACCTTGGTCCTTTAG
- a CDS encoding TRAP transporter substrate-binding protein, protein MLKRRLFLAASATALAMPALVRPAHARSTTITVASLLSEDKPETRIWRHIAAAVEEKLPGRFRFNVVTNGALGGEKEVAEATRLGSVQASLSTVSALSGWVAELQLLDLPFLFKDADHLRRVVSGPLGEDYKQKLAQQDFVACGFIDYGARHLLAKEPIVRPQQLAGKRIRVIQSPLHTKLWSAYGAQPVGIPITETYNALSTGVADAMDLTKSAYAGFKLYEVVPYLTETGHIRASGLVYFAASFFATLEAEEQAVLTAAAAEGAQYFNELIVADEARSMETARENGGQVLQAEEIDRWRAGAQQVWQDFAPVVGGMVRIEAVAKA, encoded by the coding sequence ATGTTGAAACGTCGCCTGTTCCTCGCGGCCTCTGCCACGGCCCTGGCCATGCCGGCGCTGGTGCGCCCGGCGCATGCCCGGTCGACGACCATCACCGTCGCCTCCCTCCTGTCGGAGGATAAGCCGGAAACCCGGATCTGGCGCCATATCGCCGCGGCCGTCGAGGAGAAGCTTCCCGGCCGCTTCCGCTTCAACGTCGTCACCAATGGCGCGCTCGGCGGTGAGAAGGAGGTGGCGGAGGCCACGCGTCTCGGCTCCGTTCAGGCCAGTCTCTCGACGGTTTCGGCACTGTCCGGCTGGGTTGCGGAACTCCAGCTGCTGGATCTGCCATTTCTGTTCAAGGATGCGGATCATCTGCGTCGCGTCGTCTCCGGTCCGCTGGGCGAGGATTACAAGCAGAAGCTGGCGCAACAGGATTTCGTCGCCTGCGGCTTTATCGATTACGGCGCTCGCCATCTTCTGGCCAAGGAGCCCATCGTTCGGCCGCAACAGCTTGCCGGCAAGCGGATCCGGGTCATTCAGAGCCCGCTCCACACCAAGCTCTGGAGCGCCTATGGGGCGCAGCCGGTCGGTATTCCGATCACCGAGACCTACAATGCCCTTTCGACGGGTGTGGCGGATGCCATGGACTTGACGAAATCCGCCTATGCCGGGTTCAAGCTTTATGAGGTTGTGCCCTATCTGACGGAGACCGGCCATATCCGGGCATCCGGCCTCGTCTATTTTGCGGCCTCCTTTTTTGCGACGCTGGAGGCGGAGGAACAGGCCGTTCTGACTGCCGCGGCGGCTGAAGGCGCTCAGTATTTCAACGAATTGATCGTTGCCGATGAGGCCCGCTCGATGGAAACGGCAAGGGAAAACGGGGGTCAGGTTCTGCAGGCGGAAGAGATCGACCGCTGGAGAGCCGGCGCGCAGCAGGTCTGGCAGGATTTCGCACCGGTTGTCGGCGGCATGGTGCGTATCGAGGCCGTGGCCAAAGCCTGA
- the recX gene encoding recombination regulator RecX, with amino-acid sequence MTTDDDDAAETSTPTPRMLAWAKNSAAYRLSRRMMTQKQLADAISRKAREKFEAITDEQVRALADHAVAFGLDVKALDDAAYADIRTRSSARAGKSRKAIARTLVQKGVDRKIVTEAVQATDDLTAAVIYARRRAFGPFRRLALDDRQKAKELSAFARQGFSYEIGARIVGMDLEEAEACLSQPPDLFS; translated from the coding sequence ATGACGACCGACGACGACGATGCAGCCGAAACTTCAACGCCTACGCCGCGCATGCTTGCCTGGGCGAAGAATTCGGCAGCCTACCGGCTGTCACGCCGCATGATGACGCAGAAGCAACTGGCGGATGCGATCAGCCGCAAGGCGCGAGAAAAATTCGAGGCCATCACGGATGAACAGGTGCGGGCACTGGCAGACCATGCCGTTGCCTTCGGCCTCGACGTAAAAGCGCTGGACGATGCCGCCTATGCCGATATCCGCACAAGGTCTTCGGCGCGGGCCGGCAAATCCCGCAAGGCGATTGCCCGAACCCTGGTGCAGAAGGGGGTCGACCGGAAGATCGTCACGGAGGCAGTGCAGGCAACCGACGATCTGACGGCGGCCGTGATTTACGCGCGGCGGCGGGCGTTCGGTCCGTTCCGCCGGCTTGCGCTGGATGACCGGCAGAAAGCAAAGGAGCTTTCGGCCTTCGCCCGGCAGGGTTTCTCTTATGAGATCGGGGCCCGGATCGTCGGCATGGACCTTGAGGAGGCGGAAGCCTGTCTCTCGCAGCCGCCGGACCTGTTCTCCTGA
- a CDS encoding FadR/GntR family transcriptional regulator — MFNKTLLPQTVAREIQTMIQTGVLKPGEKIQSQRDLSERFGVSRASLREALLTLETLGLVKTEAGRGTFVTAPAERPAGAAAHMAPWRYSHSYSAFDVFQTRILLEGDIARLASGRLTQQQLAEMERATRTMEECWATQDFLSNVEADLQFHATIVSACSNQMLQALYQTVRELLTETQRQPIPITDPERMRESIAEHRRIIEALRQNDGSRAKAEMELHIRNTARCAGLNPE; from the coding sequence ATGTTCAACAAGACGCTCTTGCCGCAGACCGTGGCGCGCGAGATCCAGACGATGATCCAGACCGGCGTTCTCAAGCCCGGCGAAAAGATCCAGTCGCAGCGGGATCTGTCCGAGCGCTTCGGTGTCAGCCGCGCCTCATTGCGTGAAGCCCTGCTGACGCTGGAGACGCTGGGCCTTGTCAAGACCGAAGCCGGCCGAGGCACCTTCGTGACGGCACCTGCCGAGCGGCCGGCCGGCGCAGCGGCGCACATGGCGCCCTGGCGATATTCGCACAGCTATTCCGCCTTCGACGTGTTCCAGACCCGCATCCTTCTGGAAGGCGACATTGCGCGCCTCGCCTCCGGCCGTCTCACGCAACAGCAGCTTGCCGAGATGGAGCGCGCCACCCGCACCATGGAGGAATGCTGGGCGACCCAGGATTTTCTCTCCAATGTCGAGGCGGATCTCCAGTTTCACGCGACGATCGTCTCGGCCTGCTCCAATCAGATGCTGCAAGCCCTCTACCAGACGGTTCGGGAACTGCTGACGGAGACCCAGCGGCAGCCGATCCCCATCACCGATCCGGAGCGCATGCGCGAGTCGATCGCCGAACATCGGCGGATCATCGAGGCGCTGCGCCAGAACGACGGCTCCCGCGCCAAGGCGGAGATGGAGCTTCACATCCGCAACACCGCCCGTTGCGCCGGCCTGAACCCGGAGTAA
- a CDS encoding transporter substrate-binding domain-containing protein, protein MTPKTTLRAALLSGLFSFLGLASAQSADLTVGANIGNVPWEFQDASGKVTGFEVDLVNEIAKRLGKSVEFVNTPFNGLFPAVQSGRINMAISSITITEKRLESVSFAQPYYDSDQSLTATEKSGITGLTGMDGKVVGVDTGSTGDMWAEKHKQEYKFGDIRRFEGLSPAMLDLVAGRIDGYISDIPALLYYVKDKPELKVVERIPTGEKYSIMFNKGDPLATQVNEVITALKGEGYIAKLHETWFGAKAEDTTSTVKVLDMPKGR, encoded by the coding sequence ATGACACCGAAAACGACGCTGCGAGCAGCTCTGCTCTCGGGCCTTTTCTCTTTTCTCGGCCTTGCCTCGGCGCAATCCGCCGACCTGACCGTCGGCGCCAATATCGGCAATGTGCCGTGGGAATTTCAAGACGCAAGCGGCAAGGTGACCGGCTTCGAGGTGGATCTTGTCAACGAGATCGCGAAGCGGCTCGGCAAGTCGGTCGAATTCGTCAATACGCCGTTCAACGGCCTCTTCCCGGCCGTCCAGTCCGGCCGCATCAACATGGCCATTTCGTCGATCACTATCACGGAGAAGCGGCTGGAATCTGTATCCTTTGCCCAGCCCTATTACGACAGCGACCAGTCACTGACGGCAACGGAGAAATCCGGTATCACCGGTTTGACGGGCATGGACGGCAAGGTGGTCGGGGTCGATACCGGATCGACCGGCGACATGTGGGCCGAGAAGCACAAGCAGGAATATAAATTCGGCGATATCCGTCGCTTCGAGGGCTTGTCGCCTGCCATGCTGGATCTCGTTGCGGGTCGCATCGACGGCTATATCAGCGATATTCCGGCGCTTCTCTATTACGTGAAGGACAAGCCGGAGCTGAAAGTGGTGGAGCGCATTCCGACCGGCGAAAAATATTCCATCATGTTCAACAAGGGCGATCCTCTGGCGACGCAGGTGAACGAGGTGATCACCGCGCTGAAAGGTGAGGGCTATATCGCCAAGCTGCACGAAACCTGGTTCGGCGCAAAGGCGGAGGACACGACCTCCACCGTGAAGGTCCTGGACATGCCCAAGGGTCGTTGA
- a CDS encoding amino acid ABC transporter permease, whose protein sequence is MNLINTFFNLRVFLESLPQLLWGLVVTLEIGLVSIVAGLVAGLLLAVARLYSPAWITVLIRIYVDVFRSIPLLVLLIVVYYALPFVGIRLSPFFSAVTALSLVSAAYTAEIFRAGIEAIPHGQFEASAALGLSNRHTMVDVILPQAIRIVIPPLTNNCINVLKDTALASVVAMPDLLKQATQAQALAANPTPLIGAAVIYILLLWPMVAVVSRLEKHFSRGKR, encoded by the coding sequence ATGAATCTCATCAATACGTTCTTCAATCTCAGGGTCTTCCTCGAGAGCCTGCCGCAATTGCTCTGGGGTCTCGTCGTCACCCTGGAAATCGGCCTCGTCAGCATTGTCGCGGGCCTCGTCGCCGGATTGCTGCTGGCGGTCGCACGCCTTTATAGCCCGGCCTGGATCACCGTCCTCATCCGCATCTATGTCGATGTCTTCCGGTCCATTCCTCTGCTCGTCCTGCTGATCGTGGTCTATTACGCATTGCCCTTCGTCGGCATCCGCCTGTCGCCGTTTTTCTCGGCGGTCACGGCTCTGTCGCTCGTTTCGGCCGCCTATACGGCGGAAATCTTCAGGGCCGGCATAGAGGCCATCCCGCATGGCCAGTTCGAGGCCTCGGCGGCACTCGGCCTGTCCAATCGCCATACCATGGTGGATGTCATCCTGCCGCAGGCCATCCGCATCGTCATTCCGCCGCTGACGAACAACTGCATCAATGTCTTGAAGGATACGGCTCTGGCCTCGGTCGTCGCCATGCCGGATCTTCTCAAACAGGCGACGCAGGCCCAGGCGCTGGCCGCCAATCCGACGCCTCTGATCGGCGCTGCGGTCATCTATATCCTTCTTCTGTGGCCAATGGTGGCGGTGGTCTCGCGACTGGAGAAACATTTCAGCCGGGGGAAACGCTGA
- a CDS encoding amino acid ABC transporter ATP-binding protein, with translation MPEPIISIRSLTKAYGTFTVLHGIDLDIDEGEVVCVIGPSGSGKSTLIRCINHLEGFADDSSITVDGIRVQPGAALAKVRAEVGMVFQSFNLFPHMTVLRNVMLAPMRVRGTPPAQAEAKARDLLARVGISEQADKYPGQLSGGQQQRVAIARALAMEPRVLLFDEPTSALDPEMVGEVLDVMRRLAGTGVTMIVVTHEMGFARQVADRVIFMDGGRLVEMGPPTEIFDTPREERTRSFLRAVLNH, from the coding sequence ATGCCTGAACCGATCATCTCCATCCGCAGCCTCACCAAGGCCTATGGCACGTTCACCGTGCTGCACGGCATCGATCTCGATATCGACGAGGGAGAGGTGGTCTGCGTCATCGGCCCCTCGGGCTCCGGCAAGTCCACCCTCATTCGCTGCATCAACCATCTGGAAGGCTTTGCCGACGATAGCAGCATCACGGTGGACGGCATCCGGGTCCAGCCCGGGGCGGCGCTTGCCAAGGTGCGCGCCGAAGTCGGCATGGTTTTCCAGTCCTTCAATCTCTTTCCGCACATGACCGTGCTCAGGAACGTCATGCTGGCGCCGATGCGGGTTCGCGGCACGCCTCCGGCACAGGCCGAGGCGAAGGCCCGTGACCTGCTGGCGCGCGTCGGGATATCCGAGCAGGCGGATAAATATCCGGGCCAGCTCTCGGGCGGTCAGCAGCAGCGTGTGGCAATTGCCCGGGCGCTCGCCATGGAGCCCAGGGTATTGCTGTTCGATGAGCCGACTTCGGCGCTCGATCCGGAAATGGTGGGCGAGGTGCTCGATGTCATGCGCAGGCTGGCCGGCACCGGCGTGACCATGATTGTCGTAACGCATGAGATGGGCTTTGCCCGCCAGGTCGCCGACCGCGTCATCTTCATGGATGGCGGCAGGCTGGTGGAAATGGGACCACCGACCGAGATCTTCGATACGCCTCGCGAAGAACGGACCCGCAGCTTCCTGCGCGCCGTGCTCAATCATTAG